Proteins encoded by one window of Lathyrus oleraceus cultivar Zhongwan6 chromosome 1, CAAS_Psat_ZW6_1.0, whole genome shotgun sequence:
- the LOC127115392 gene encoding GDSL esterase/lipase At5g45910-like, which translates to MTYNNNMKFLILFSLTFIFRNVLSNVNPLPYEAIFNFGDSISDTGNEATLHPPMPINSPYGSTYFKHPSGRLSNGRLIIDFIAQAYGLPFLPAYKNLIEGQDITEGVNFAFAGATALDFNYFNKSMVALPGTNNSLSVQLKMFKRLKPSLCKNKKDCRNYFKKSLFLVGEIGGNDIFSHITPKFSNFRNLIPLVVNKITETTITLIKEGAVEIVIPGNFPVGCSASLLAVVNTNNTKNYDEFGCFKAFNTVIQYFNDNLIYSITTLRETYPDVKIIYFDYYNNAKRLYEEPQKYGFDKDETFKACCGGGGPYNFDPRMGCGSPNTTVCSDPSKNINWDGVHFTEVAYKLLAKGLVEGPFAYPSLKPAPFQIA; encoded by the exons ATGACTTATAATAATAACATGAAGTTCTTAATTCTCTTTAGCCTCACTTTTATATTCAGAAATGTACTTTCAAATGTCAATCCTCTTCCCTATGAAGCTATATTTAATTTTGGTGATTCAATAAGCGACACAGGAAATGAAGCAACTCTTCACCCACCTATGCCTATCAATAGTCCTTATGGATCAACGTATTTTAAACATCCCTCAGGACGTTTGTCAAATGGACGATTGATTATAGATTTCATAG CTCAAGCATATGGATTGCCATTTTTGCCAGCCTATAAAAATCTCATTGAAGGCCAAGATATCACGGAAGGAGTGAACTTTGCATTTGCTGGTGCCACTGCActtgattttaattatttcaATAAAAGTATGGTTGCTCTACCTGGAACTAATAACTCATTGAGTGTTCAACTTAAGATGTTTAAGAGACTCAAGCCTTCACTATGTAAAAACAAAAAAG ATTGTCGTAACTACTTTAAGAAATCATTATTTTTAGTCGGAGAAATTGGTGGAAATGATATTTTCTCTCATATTACACCAAAATTTTCAAACTTCAGAAATCTTATTCCCTTAGTGGTTAATAAAATTACAGAAACAACCATAA CATTAATCAAAGAGGGAGCTGTAGAGATAGTTATTCCAGGGAACTTTCCAGTGGGGTGTAGTGCCTCCCTTTTGGCAGTGGTGAATACTAATAATACAAAAAACTACGATGAATTTGGATGCTTTAAGGCATTTAATACTGTCATACAATATTTTAATGACAATCTAATCTATTCTATAACTACATTAAGAGAGACTTACCCTGATGTTAAGATAATATACTTTGACTATTATAATAATGCCAAACGTTTGTATGAAGAACCACAAAAATATG GTTTTGATAAGGATGAGACATTCAAGGCATGTTGTGGAGGCGGTGGGCCATATAATTTTGATCCAAGAATGGGGTGTGGAAGTCCTAATACAACTGTTTGCTCTGACCCTTCTAAAAATATAAACTGGGATGGAGTTCATTTTACAGAAGTAGCATATAAACTATTAGCAAAAGGATTAGTTGAAGGACCTTTTGCATATCCCTCACTTAAACCAGCTCCTTTTCAAATAGCCTAA
- the LOC127115393 gene encoding GDSL esterase/lipase At5g45910-like: protein MTYNNNMKFLILFSLTFIFRNVLSNVNPLPYEAIFNFGDSISDTGNEATLHPPMPINSPYGSTYFKHPSGRLSNGRLIIDFIAQAYGLPFLPAYKNLIEGQDITKGVNFAFAGATALDFNYFNKSMVALPGTNNSLSVQLKMFKRLKPSLCKNKKDCRNYFKKSLFLVGEIGGNDIFSHITPKFSNFRNLIPLVVNKITETTISLIKEGAVEIVIPGNFPVGCSASLLAVVNTNNTKNYDEFECFNAFNTVIQYFNDNLIYSITTLKETYPDVKIIYFDYYNNAKRLYEEPQKYGGFFDKDETFKACCGGGGPHNFDPRMGCGSPNTTVCSDPSKNINWDGVHFTEVAYKLLAKGLVEGPFAYPSLKPAPFQIA from the exons ATGACTTATAATAATAACATGAAGTTCTTAATTCTCTTTAGCCTCACTTTTATATTCAGAAATGTACTTTCAAATGTCAATCCTCTTCCCTATGAAGCTATATTTAATTTTGGTGATTCAATAAGCGACACAGGAAATGAAGCAACTCTTCACCCACCTATGCCTATCAATAGTCCTTATGGATCAACGTATTTTAAACATCCCTCAGGACGTTTGTCAAATGGACGCTTGATTATAGATTTCATAG CTCAAGCATATGGATTGCCATTTTTGCCAGCCTATAAAAATCTCATTGAAGGCCAAGATATCACGAAAGGAGTGAACTTTGCATTTGCTGGTGCCACTGCActtgattttaattatttcaATAAAAGTATGGTTGCTCTACCTGGAACTAATAACTCATTGAGTGTTCAACTTAAGATGTTTAAGAGACTCAAGCCTTCACTATGTAAAAACAAAAAAG ATTGTCGTAACTACTTTAAGAAATCATTATTTTTAGTCGGAGAAATTGGTGGAAATGATATTTTCTCTCATATTACACCAAAATTTTCAAACTTCAGAAATCTTATTCCCTTAGTGGTTAATAAAATTACAGAAACAACCATA TCATTAATCAAAGAGGGAGCTGTAGAGATAGTTATTCCAGGGAACTTTCCAGTGGGGTGTAGTGCCTCCCTTTTGGCAGTGGTGAATACTAATAATACAAAAAACTACGATGAATTTGAATGCTTTAACGCATTTAATACTGTCATACAATATTTTAATGACAATCTAATCTATTCTATAACTACATTAAAAGAGACTTACCCTGATGTCAAGATAATATACTTTGACTATTATAATAATGCCAAACGTTTGTATGAAGAACCACAAAAATATGGTGG GTTTTTTGATAAGGATGAGACATTCAAGGCATGTTGTGGAGGCGGTGGGCCACATAATTTTGATCCAAGAATGGGGTGTGGAAGTCCTAATACAACTGTTTGCTCTGACCCTTCTAAAAATATAAACTGGGATGGAGTTCATTTTACAGAAGTAGCATATAAACTATTAGCAAAAGGATTAGTTGAAGGACCTTTTGCATATCCCTCACTTAAACCAGCTCCTTTTCAAATAGCCTAA